A stretch of the Bradyrhizobium arachidis genome encodes the following:
- a CDS encoding type II toxin-antitoxin system RelE/ParE family toxin produces the protein MWPVRLRYAQRARNDIDGIHEYIAQHDKRAASAVVRRIRSTARLLTQYPSLGRATDIPGVVSDRAIPVSGLASPGR, from the coding sequence GTGTGGCCTGTGAGGCTGAGGTACGCTCAGCGTGCCCGCAACGATATTGACGGAATCCACGAATACATCGCGCAGCACGACAAGCGGGCGGCAAGTGCGGTTGTGCGGCGTATCCGATCGACTGCTAGATTGCTGACACAATATCCAAGTCTCGGACGTGCGACCGACATTCCCGGCGTTGTTTCCGATCGTGCCATTCCCGTATCTGGTTTAGCATCTCCTGGTCGGTGA